One window of Corynebacterium sp. P3-F1 genomic DNA carries:
- the rapZ gene encoding RNase adapter RapZ, with amino-acid sequence MATHTELRPVIITGLSGGGLSSAAKVFEDKGYFVSQNLPPQLILELMDLAAQEGSPVDKLAVVTDVRARIFKGSLMETIDLARDRGFNPFVLFLEARDDVLIKRFDSVRRTHPLQGDNPLSVGIERERAELARVRDTADVIIDSSNLSIHDLRRAIEASIGDLDSAKQHVTIQSFGFKHGSPRDADLVFDVRFLPNPYWIEELRNFRGVDKPVSDYVLSRPGADEFIDGVVNLLGSMMDGYKHEGKDFVTVGIGCTGGHHRSVAISEEVGRRLGQRGTVDVSVMHRDLQRH; translated from the coding sequence ATGGCAACCCACACCGAGCTGCGCCCCGTCATCATCACGGGACTGTCCGGAGGCGGCTTGTCCTCGGCCGCGAAAGTCTTCGAGGACAAAGGCTATTTCGTCTCCCAGAACCTCCCGCCGCAACTCATCCTCGAACTGATGGACCTTGCCGCGCAAGAAGGGTCACCCGTGGACAAGCTGGCGGTAGTCACCGATGTCCGCGCCCGTATTTTCAAGGGCTCGCTCATGGAGACGATCGACCTTGCCCGCGACCGCGGCTTCAACCCGTTTGTTCTCTTCCTCGAGGCCCGCGACGATGTGTTGATCAAGCGGTTCGACAGCGTGCGTCGCACTCACCCCCTTCAAGGCGACAACCCGCTGAGCGTCGGCATCGAACGCGAGCGCGCCGAGCTCGCCCGCGTGCGCGACACGGCAGACGTCATCATCGACTCCTCGAACCTGTCCATCCACGACCTGCGTCGCGCCATCGAGGCATCCATCGGCGACCTCGACTCAGCGAAACAGCACGTCACCATCCAGTCTTTCGGTTTCAAGCACGGATCGCCGCGCGATGCGGATCTCGTCTTCGACGTGCGCTTCCTGCCCAACCCGTACTGGATCGAAGAGTTACGCAACTTCCGGGGGGTGGACAAACCCGTGAGCGACTACGTGCTTTCGCGGCCCGGCGCAGACGAGTTCATCGACGGCGTGGTCAACCTCCTCGGCTCCATGATGGACGGCTACAAGCATGAAGGAAAAGACTTCGTCACCGTCGGCATCGGCTGCACTGGCGGCCACCACCGGTCCGTCGCAATTTCGGAAGAGGTCGGCCGCAGGCTCGGCCAACGCGGCACCGTCGACGTGTCTGTCATGCACCGCGACCTGCAGCGCCACTAG
- the yvcK gene encoding uridine diphosphate-N-acetylglucosamine-binding protein YvcK, with the protein MSQLRITSLGGGHGLHQTLLAAKIVSGAQENDGCSAERCRVNAVVTVADDGGSSGRLRRELRVVPPGDLRMAMAALAPDTAEGRECRDALQHRFGGNGAMAGHAVGNLIIAGLTELTGDIQHALDSVGNLLNATGRVLPVALEPLDIEAEVAGLDDDPRVLRSVRGQVAVATTPGSVRRVRLLPSQPAANPAAVDAIMNADVVTIGPGSWFSSVLPHLLVPEIVTALNDTAAPVVVILNLSPEAGETPGFTTERHIHVFNQHAPGLKVDMFLVDENTEFSEGERTYLTRTAEQVGGRMVFADIRETDASGTATNRHDPAKLSAAITAFLSGN; encoded by the coding sequence ATGTCCCAGTTGCGCATCACCAGTCTAGGTGGCGGACACGGCCTTCACCAGACACTGCTGGCAGCAAAGATCGTGTCAGGCGCCCAGGAGAACGACGGTTGCTCCGCCGAGCGCTGCCGCGTCAACGCCGTTGTCACAGTTGCAGACGACGGTGGTTCGTCCGGCCGGCTCCGCCGAGAACTCAGGGTCGTGCCGCCGGGCGACTTACGCATGGCAATGGCCGCCCTAGCACCAGACACAGCAGAGGGACGCGAATGCCGTGACGCTCTCCAGCACCGCTTCGGCGGCAACGGCGCCATGGCTGGACACGCCGTGGGCAACCTCATCATCGCTGGACTCACCGAGCTGACCGGCGACATCCAACACGCGCTCGATTCCGTGGGGAACCTGCTGAATGCGACGGGTCGTGTTCTGCCGGTCGCACTCGAGCCTCTCGACATCGAAGCGGAGGTCGCCGGGCTTGACGACGACCCGCGTGTCCTCCGTTCCGTCCGCGGCCAAGTCGCGGTAGCCACCACACCAGGTTCTGTTCGACGTGTCCGGCTGCTTCCGAGTCAACCAGCCGCGAACCCCGCGGCGGTAGATGCGATCATGAACGCGGACGTGGTCACCATTGGCCCCGGATCCTGGTTCTCTTCGGTGCTGCCTCACTTACTCGTGCCGGAGATTGTCACCGCGCTCAACGACACTGCGGCGCCTGTCGTAGTCATCCTGAATCTCTCGCCGGAAGCTGGGGAGACACCCGGCTTCACCACCGAACGGCACATCCATGTCTTCAACCAGCACGCCCCAGGTTTGAAGGTCGACATGTTCCTCGTCGACGAGAACACCGAATTCTCAGAAGGGGAGCGCACGTACCTCACCCGCACCGCGGAACAGGTCGGTGGGCGCATGGTGTTCGCCGATATCCGCGAAACAGACGCCTCCGGCACCGCCACCAACAGACACGATCCGGCGAAACTGTCAGCTGCCATCACCGCGTTCCTCAGCGGAAACTAG